Proteins from one Capricornis sumatraensis isolate serow.1 chromosome 2, serow.2, whole genome shotgun sequence genomic window:
- the LOC138071622 gene encoding small proline-rich protein 2D-like — translation MSYQQQQCKQPCQPPPVVCTPKCPEPCPPPKCPEPCPPPKCPEPCPPPKCPEPCPPPKCQQKCPPVPPPQQCQQKCPPKSK, via the coding sequence ATgtcttatcagcagcagcagtgcaagcAGCCCTGCCAGCCACCTCCAGTAGTGTGCACCCCCAAGTGCCCTGAGCCCTGCCCACCTCCAAAGTGTCCTGAGCCCTGCCCACCTCCAAAGTGTCCTGAGCCTTGCCCACCTCCAAAGTGCCCTGagccatgcccacctccaaagTGCCAGCAAAAATGCCCTCCTGTGCCACCTCCCCAACAATGCCAGCAGAAGTGCCCACCCAAAAGCAAGTAG